In Saccharolobus solfataricus, a genomic segment contains:
- a CDS encoding lysylphosphatidylglycerol synthase domain-containing protein yields the protein MDKKYIAAIFLPFIVIIVYAYIFKINIIYVLQEDPKFFLIFLLTYTAQNFVSSFKDSLLIKRRVDITLRARLLGNFVGLLVPGWAGQELVRSLVYNKYGVNLRQAFSYSILIGSIDVLAICLGYILLLPFFFNPLEFVFILVVLFNIAGWIGALSYFYLQHDKVNKIEQFIFKIVKMERIVTDYMEFKYYLKQGTTKDFVIYIMIDIFSFALYGGYFYYVTHNIFLSIFISFLYQVSILIPIPSAAIVGELALSIFLNPSYVFATRLNYIISNLLGSIFFKDMSFEELKKWSKEILKR from the coding sequence ATGGATAAGAAATACATTGCAGCTATTTTTCTTCCGTTTATAGTGATCATAGTCTATGCATACATATTTAAGATTAATATAATATATGTTTTACAAGAAGATCCCAAATTCTTTCTGATTTTTCTTTTAACGTATACTGCCCAGAATTTCGTCTCATCATTTAAGGATTCATTACTAATTAAGCGTAGAGTAGATATAACGTTAAGAGCAAGATTACTAGGTAACTTCGTAGGTTTATTAGTACCTGGATGGGCTGGACAAGAATTGGTTAGAAGTTTAGTTTACAACAAATATGGGGTAAACTTAAGGCAAGCGTTTAGCTACTCTATTCTTATAGGATCCATAGATGTGCTCGCAATATGTTTGGGCTATATTTTACTGCTGCCATTCTTTTTTAACCCATTAGAATTTGTATTCATTCTAGTCGTATTATTTAACATAGCTGGATGGATAGGAGCATTGTCGTATTTTTACTTGCAACATGATAAAGTAAATAAAATTGAACAATTTATCTTTAAGATAGTTAAAATGGAACGAATTGTTACAGATTATATGGAATTTAAATATTACCTTAAGCAAGGAACCACAAAGGATTTTGTAATTTATATCATGATTGATATATTTAGTTTTGCCTTATATGGAGGTTATTTTTATTATGTAACACATAATATTTTCTTGTCAATTTTTATCTCTTTTTTATACCAAGTATCTATATTAATACCGATACCATCTGCAGCAATAGTGGGAGAATTAGCGTTATCAATATTTTTAAATCCCTCTTACGTCTTTGCTACAAGATTGAACTATATTATATCAAACTTGCTTGGATCTATTTTCTTTAAGGATATGAGCTTTGAAGAGCTTAAAAAATGGTCAAAAGAAATTCTAAAGAGATAG
- a CDS encoding HesA/MoeB/ThiF family protein yields MTFLLAFSATCLNLSNSSIDIGVPSLPPPFSIGTISIPTFSRQHLFLKIILHYNLVERYSRQLIVLGLGIQQRLNELKILIAGCGALGTAVAELLARLGVKELTIVDADVVDITNLHRVHLFDENDVGKPKAEVCAKKISLINSSIKINYIIDILDEENVERLISDKDYVFDALDSLYYKLLLNDAIVKLGKILIYGGINGEYGSAKLIDPSQTSCLSCFIDYSDQDEIGNSCDVIGTTPLIVELTATLQVNLMLNHLRGNPDYSLFYIDSRELKIERINIEKNSQCKTCVLNEYPFLYQKISKPKCGIFRTNMKIPELDEPKVFKNLGNVTLCYPSIGCFEKRGR; encoded by the coding sequence ATTACATTTCTTCTTGCCTTTTCAGCTACTTGTCTTAACTTGTCCAATTCCTCTATTGATATTGGAGTTCCATCACTCCCTCCACCTTTTTCCATTGGAACAATATCAATCCCCACTTTTAGTAGGCAACACTTATTTTTAAAGATTATTCTACATTATAATCTTGTGGAAAGATATTCTAGGCAACTAATAGTTTTAGGATTAGGAATTCAACAGAGGTTAAATGAGTTAAAGATATTAATTGCAGGCTGTGGAGCTTTAGGTACTGCCGTTGCAGAGTTGCTAGCTAGGCTAGGAGTTAAAGAGTTAACTATAGTAGATGCAGATGTGGTAGATATAACTAATCTACATAGGGTCCATTTATTTGATGAAAATGATGTAGGCAAACCTAAAGCTGAAGTTTGCGCTAAAAAAATATCCCTTATAAATTCTTCAATCAAAATTAATTATATTATAGATATACTCGACGAGGAGAACGTCGAGAGGCTAATTTCTGATAAGGATTACGTGTTCGATGCATTAGACAGCTTGTACTACAAGCTATTGTTAAATGATGCTATAGTAAAATTAGGAAAAATCCTAATATATGGAGGAATTAATGGTGAATACGGTTCTGCTAAACTGATAGACCCTAGTCAAACCTCCTGTTTATCTTGTTTTATTGACTATTCAGATCAAGACGAAATTGGGAATTCATGTGATGTTATTGGAACTACTCCACTAATAGTAGAATTAACAGCTACACTTCAAGTTAACTTAATGCTTAATCACTTGAGAGGCAATCCGGATTATTCATTATTCTATATAGATTCTAGAGAATTAAAAATTGAGAGAATTAACATCGAGAAGAACTCACAATGTAAGACATGCGTTCTAAATGAGTATCCTTTTCTATATCAAAAGATAAGTAAACCTAAATGTGGAATATTTAGAACTAATATGAAAATTCCTGAGTTAGATGAGCCCAAAGTGTTTAAAAATCTTGGGAATGTAACTTTATGCTATCCTAGTATTGGATGTTTTGAGAAAAGGGGAAGATAA
- a CDS encoding transketolase: MEKGGGSDGTPISIEELDKLRQVAEKARRNVIKMLFYDQTIHVGSSLSSIEILTTLIFKHIRTDSSLVNKDWLILSKGHAAPALYAVLAEKGYIKEEELWRIQDITGLLQGHPETFIPGVDMSTGSLGQGLSFGIGVATGIKMANGTGRVYVIMGDGEQDEGEIWEAMTHAVVRNLDNLIAFIEMNNFQLDGSTDEIKPKNFLPKVWEAVGWKVLNCDGHDFISITNAVNEAYKASKPVVIFAKTVRGKGFPPIENTHKQRSSPDDARKYLLNA; this comes from the coding sequence ATGGAAAAAGGTGGAGGGAGTGATGGAACTCCAATATCAATAGAGGAATTGGACAAGTTAAGACAAGTAGCTGAAAAGGCAAGAAGAAATGTAATAAAAATGCTATTTTATGATCAAACAATACATGTGGGATCGTCCCTAAGTAGCATAGAGATATTAACTACGTTAATATTCAAGCATATAAGGACGGATTCAAGCTTAGTGAATAAAGACTGGCTTATTTTAAGTAAAGGCCATGCAGCGCCAGCTCTTTATGCCGTTTTAGCTGAAAAAGGTTACATAAAAGAAGAGGAACTTTGGAGAATACAAGATATAACGGGATTATTACAAGGGCATCCAGAAACTTTTATTCCCGGTGTAGATATGTCGACTGGTAGTTTAGGGCAAGGTTTGAGCTTTGGAATAGGTGTTGCTACTGGTATAAAGATGGCCAACGGCACTGGAAGAGTATATGTCATAATGGGTGATGGTGAACAGGATGAGGGAGAAATATGGGAGGCTATGACGCATGCAGTAGTTAGAAATCTTGATAACTTAATTGCATTTATAGAGATGAACAATTTCCAGCTTGATGGTTCAACAGATGAGATAAAACCAAAGAACTTCTTACCTAAGGTATGGGAAGCAGTAGGTTGGAAAGTATTAAACTGCGATGGGCATGATTTCATTAGTATTACTAATGCAGTTAACGAGGCATATAAGGCAAGCAAGCCCGTAGTAATATTCGCTAAGACTGTAAGAGGAAAGGGGTTTCCTCCAATAGAAAATACCCATAAACAGAGGTCCAGTCCAGATGATGCAAGGAAATATTTACTCAATGCGTGA
- a CDS encoding transketolase family protein: MMQGNIYSMRETFGRLLADLGDKNKDLVVITADVGDSTRALYFREKFKDRYFNVGIAEQDMVNFAAGLAAVGKKPAIVNFGMFLMRAWEQIRNSIARMNLDVKMFVTHTGYSDHGDGSSHQVLEDIALMRVLPNMKVVVPADPKDIERSLPVIINEERGPLYYRIGREYSPPITIGQEYEFKIGKAYVIKDGSDLAIIGAGVVLWDALKAAEELEKLGISVAVINLFSIKPIDENTIEYYARKAGKIITIEEHSIYGGIGSAVAEVTARRYPVPIRFVGATTFGRSARSQRDLLDYYNINYKTIIREAIDLLK, from the coding sequence ATGATGCAAGGAAATATTTACTCAATGCGTGAAACCTTCGGAAGGCTATTAGCAGACCTAGGGGATAAGAACAAGGATCTAGTCGTGATAACTGCAGATGTAGGAGACTCTACCAGAGCGCTATACTTTAGAGAGAAGTTTAAGGATAGATACTTTAATGTAGGCATAGCAGAGCAAGATATGGTGAATTTTGCTGCTGGCTTGGCTGCTGTAGGAAAAAAGCCCGCTATAGTTAACTTTGGAATGTTCTTAATGAGAGCGTGGGAGCAGATAAGAAATAGTATAGCTAGAATGAATCTAGACGTCAAGATGTTTGTAACACACACCGGATACAGTGACCACGGTGATGGTTCGAGTCATCAAGTTCTCGAAGATATAGCGCTAATGCGTGTATTACCAAACATGAAAGTAGTAGTACCAGCAGATCCTAAGGATATTGAAAGAAGCTTACCAGTTATAATTAATGAGGAAAGGGGTCCATTGTATTATAGGATAGGTAGAGAATATTCACCACCAATCACTATAGGACAAGAATACGAATTCAAGATTGGTAAAGCTTATGTGATTAAGGATGGGAGTGACTTAGCCATAATAGGAGCAGGCGTTGTTTTGTGGGATGCACTAAAGGCGGCTGAAGAATTAGAGAAATTAGGAATTAGCGTAGCAGTTATAAATTTATTCTCAATAAAGCCTATTGACGAAAATACAATAGAATATTATGCTAGAAAGGCTGGTAAGATAATTACTATTGAGGAACATAGCATATATGGAGGTATTGGTTCTGCCGTTGCAGAGGTTACGGCTAGGCGTTATCCAGTACCCATAAGATTTGTAGGTGCTACGACTTTTGGAAGATCTGCTAGAAGCCAAAGGGATCTACTAGATTACTATAATATAAACTATAAAACAATTATAAGGGAGGCAATTGATTTATTGAAGTAG
- a CDS encoding chorismate mutase, with protein sequence MTEEITRLREEIDKVDEQLVKLLSYRLELSRKIGKAKSNSNISVTDENREMKVREKWIANAKKYNIPNSLVESILPLIFSYSKLVQINPGEKERVVIYGYGGMAKSIVSILSLAGHEVSITGRDLSKAEMLANQFKCVSMSLLKAIDWGDIIIFAIPPSAILNNSDELFSKALKDKIVMDISSSKFKIFGFLEELSRKLEFRYISTHPLFGPIEYPIGERVVIIPSKTSSNDDVMKVENFWRKSGLVPVITDVETHEKAMAIVQVLTHYYLLGLSNAIDTLSLELGVDYSNFHTTNFRELNKILKRVKDLKNVITEIQNQNPYSYKVRNIGLEELKKIKEELEGGK encoded by the coding sequence ATGACTGAAGAAATAACACGGCTGAGGGAAGAAATAGATAAGGTAGACGAGCAGTTAGTAAAGTTACTCTCATATAGATTAGAATTATCTAGAAAAATAGGGAAAGCTAAGTCGAATTCTAATATAAGTGTTACTGACGAGAATAGGGAAATGAAAGTTAGAGAAAAATGGATTGCTAACGCAAAAAAGTATAATATTCCAAATAGTCTGGTTGAATCTATATTGCCTTTGATTTTTTCTTATTCTAAACTAGTTCAGATTAACCCAGGAGAGAAAGAAAGAGTAGTAATATATGGATATGGCGGAATGGCTAAATCGATCGTTTCTATTCTTTCATTAGCTGGGCATGAAGTATCGATTACTGGAAGAGATTTAAGTAAAGCGGAGATGTTAGCTAATCAATTTAAATGTGTAAGTATGTCCTTATTAAAAGCAATAGATTGGGGGGATATAATTATATTTGCAATACCTCCTAGTGCAATATTAAATAATTCCGATGAATTATTTTCAAAGGCACTTAAAGATAAGATTGTTATGGATATTAGTTCTTCTAAATTTAAAATATTTGGCTTCCTAGAAGAATTATCTAGGAAACTAGAGTTTAGGTATATTTCTACACATCCACTTTTCGGTCCTATTGAATACCCTATTGGAGAGAGAGTTGTAATTATACCTTCCAAAACTAGTTCTAATGATGATGTCATGAAGGTGGAGAATTTCTGGAGGAAAAGTGGTTTAGTACCCGTCATAACTGATGTTGAAACTCATGAAAAAGCAATGGCTATTGTTCAAGTTCTAACGCATTATTATCTTCTGGGTTTATCAAACGCAATTGATACTTTATCGTTAGAGTTAGGTGTAGATTACAGTAATTTCCATACTACAAACTTTAGAGAATTAAACAAGATTTTAAAGCGGGTTAAAGATCTAAAAAATGTAATTACTGAAATACAAAATCAAAACCCTTATTCTTATAAAGTTAGAAATATAGGTTTAGAGGAGCTTAAAAAAATTAAAGAAGAATTAGAAGGAGGTAAATAG
- the aroF gene encoding 3-deoxy-7-phosphoheptulonate synthase, producing MILYVLKDRADYSILIEKLNENSASFKILNLYGKNLILAWPDQNVKGIIDNSIEMAVEVKKSYVLAGNDWKKQPTVVNVKDVEIGSKKVIVAAGPCAVENEEQVLTTAKAVKRAGASLLRGGAYKPRTSPYSFQGLGEEGVKILRRVGDEVGLPIVTEIMDTRDSNIFSQYVDMIQIGARNAQNFSLLKEVGKLGKPVLLKRGMGNTVEEWLQAAEYILLEGNGNTVLCERGIRTFEKSTRFTLDIGGMVAAKLMTHLPICADPSHPAGKRELVHSLALAAVAAGADMLLIEVHPHPEKALSDSEQQLTPESFEVLMNRIRTLARALGRDA from the coding sequence ATGATCTTATATGTCCTTAAGGATAGAGCTGATTACTCTATACTAATAGAAAAGCTAAATGAAAACTCAGCATCTTTCAAGATATTAAACCTATATGGTAAAAACTTAATATTAGCATGGCCAGATCAGAACGTGAAAGGTATCATTGATAATAGTATAGAAATGGCTGTGGAAGTAAAGAAAAGCTATGTATTAGCTGGTAATGATTGGAAAAAGCAACCAACAGTGGTAAATGTAAAAGATGTAGAAATTGGAAGCAAAAAGGTAATAGTAGCTGCAGGTCCTTGTGCAGTAGAAAATGAAGAACAAGTCCTTACTACTGCTAAGGCTGTAAAAAGGGCTGGAGCATCATTACTTAGAGGAGGGGCTTACAAACCTAGGACAAGTCCATATTCCTTCCAAGGTCTCGGAGAAGAAGGGGTGAAAATCTTGAGGAGAGTAGGAGATGAAGTAGGCTTACCTATTGTCACAGAAATAATGGATACAAGAGATTCCAATATATTTAGCCAATATGTTGATATGATACAGATTGGAGCCAGAAACGCACAGAACTTCTCTTTATTGAAGGAAGTTGGAAAGTTAGGTAAACCAGTACTACTTAAGCGAGGTATGGGAAATACAGTAGAGGAATGGCTTCAAGCTGCAGAGTACATTTTACTAGAGGGAAATGGCAATACAGTATTATGCGAAAGAGGAATAAGAACATTTGAAAAGTCAACTAGGTTTACGTTAGATATAGGTGGGATGGTAGCTGCTAAACTAATGACACATTTGCCCATCTGTGCTGATCCAAGTCATCCTGCGGGAAAAAGAGAATTGGTACACTCTTTAGCACTAGCTGCAGTCGCTGCTGGTGCGGATATGTTATTAATTGAAGTTCATCCACATCCAGAAAAGGCATTAAGTGATTCAGAGCAACAACTTACACCGGAATCATTCGAAGTTCTAATGAATCGAATTAGAACGCTAGCTAGAGCTTTAGGGAGAGATGCATGA
- the aroB gene encoding 3-dehydroquinate synthase, with amino-acid sequence MREILEDICCSEVRVVVGEGSLSKLSKIKDNNAAVIYSRKISIADKINKYLPNAYFIPINDGESTKELSSVISLVEKLFEKNFDRGDYIIGVGGGTVTDVAGFLASIYLRGLNLINVPTTFLGMVDAAIGGKNGVNFNNIKNLIGTFYQPSMIISDLEFLETLPIEELKKGLAEVIKYGLTLDKELYDYLSLNKEKILNKDKQALEDIIFRSTLDKLSIVKEDERETKGIRIVLNFGHTIGHAIEAGSSFNVPHGYAISVGMVCEAKMAEELGYAEEGVVEDVLWLLQIYGLPYDISQIDAPVDLKLALNAINMDKKHRKDVILIPFPTRIGSWKKVEVPLDTVKGFAEQCLKK; translated from the coding sequence ATGAGGGAAATCTTAGAAGATATTTGTTGCTCTGAAGTAAGAGTAGTAGTAGGAGAGGGATCACTTTCAAAATTATCTAAGATTAAAGACAATAACGCTGCAGTTATCTATTCAAGAAAAATTAGTATAGCAGATAAAATTAATAAATATTTACCAAATGCATACTTCATCCCAATTAATGATGGTGAAAGTACTAAAGAATTATCTAGTGTAATATCTTTAGTAGAAAAGCTATTTGAAAAGAATTTCGATAGGGGGGATTATATTATAGGTGTTGGTGGTGGAACGGTAACTGATGTAGCTGGTTTCTTAGCATCTATATATTTAAGAGGATTAAATCTGATAAACGTACCAACGACCTTCTTAGGCATGGTCGATGCAGCAATAGGGGGTAAGAATGGAGTAAATTTCAATAATATAAAGAACTTAATTGGAACATTCTATCAACCAAGTATGATAATTTCCGATTTAGAATTTTTGGAAACTCTACCAATAGAAGAACTAAAGAAGGGATTAGCTGAAGTAATTAAATATGGCTTAACTTTAGATAAAGAATTATATGATTACTTGTCTTTAAATAAGGAGAAGATACTAAATAAAGATAAACAAGCATTAGAAGATATAATCTTTAGATCTACACTTGATAAACTAAGTATTGTAAAAGAAGATGAGAGAGAGACTAAAGGAATACGAATAGTTCTAAATTTCGGCCATACGATAGGTCATGCTATAGAAGCTGGATCCTCTTTTAATGTTCCACATGGCTACGCTATCTCTGTAGGAATGGTTTGTGAGGCTAAGATGGCGGAAGAGTTAGGTTATGCAGAGGAAGGAGTAGTAGAAGATGTGTTATGGCTATTACAGATTTATGGTTTACCTTACGATATATCTCAAATAGATGCCCCAGTAGATCTTAAACTAGCATTAAATGCTATTAATATGGATAAAAAACATAGGAAAGATGTAATTTTGATACCGTTTCCTACTAGAATAGGTAGCTGGAAAAAAGTTGAAGTTCCTCTAGATACCGTAAAGGGGTTTGCCGAACAATGCTTGAAGAAATAA
- a CDS encoding shikimate dehydrogenase family protein: MLEEINYDTKLFGLIGKNIKYTLSPYIHNFSFRTLGINAVYLVFDLDEMKFKRSISGILEIAEGLNVTIPYKDEVMKYLDNTDTHSTRIQAVNTIYKKSGYNTDYLAIKNLVRKKIKNVSGYECYIYGAGGAAKAAAFALSELGCSSISIVNRTKSRAYELAELLNKNGYNASIKENCNITNNILIVNSTPNSSVVPEDCVKKSDLVIEFVYRPVETELIKNAKKYGIQYINGLEILVNQAVEAEKIWFNKSVADEKIIEYLYARELVW, from the coding sequence ATGCTTGAAGAAATAAATTATGATACTAAGTTATTCGGTCTAATAGGTAAAAACATAAAGTACACGCTATCCCCTTATATTCATAATTTCTCATTTAGAACACTAGGAATAAATGCAGTTTATCTAGTTTTTGATCTCGACGAAATGAAATTCAAGCGTAGTATTAGTGGGATATTGGAAATTGCAGAAGGACTTAATGTTACGATACCGTATAAGGATGAAGTAATGAAATATTTGGATAATACTGATACGCACTCCACGAGAATTCAAGCTGTAAATACAATATATAAAAAAAGTGGTTATAACACTGATTATTTAGCAATAAAAAATCTTGTAAGAAAGAAGATTAAGAATGTATCTGGCTACGAATGTTACATATATGGGGCTGGAGGTGCAGCAAAAGCAGCAGCTTTTGCGTTATCTGAATTAGGATGCTCTAGTATTAGTATTGTGAATAGAACAAAATCAAGGGCTTATGAGTTAGCTGAATTATTAAATAAGAACGGTTATAACGCGTCAATTAAAGAGAATTGCAACATTACAAATAATATACTTATTGTCAATAGCACTCCTAATTCTTCTGTAGTCCCAGAGGACTGTGTTAAAAAATCTGATCTTGTTATAGAATTTGTTTATAGACCAGTTGAGACTGAGTTAATTAAAAATGCTAAAAAATATGGTATACAATATATAAACGGTCTAGAAATTTTAGTGAATCAAGCTGTAGAAGCGGAGAAGATATGGTTTAATAAGAGTGTGGCAGATGAAAAGATTATAGAGTATCTTTATGCCAGGGAACTCGTTTGGTAA
- the aroC gene encoding chorismate synthase — MPGNSFGKLFRITTFGESHGPAVGVVIDGVPAGLPLTVEDIKFELEFRRPGRLYVSGRREKDEPEILSGIFNNRTTGSPIAVIVRNTDVISSFYDEIKYKPRPGHADLPFIMKYGYENWDYRGGGRASARETVSRVIAGAVAKKLLMLTDTWIAGHLRSLGPEELSEEVTFEEVLCSKYSPVRASKKDLEEKYEALIKKATQEGDSYGGIAEVIAKNPPIGLGEPVFDKMKAELAKAIMSIPAVMGFEYGLGFIASKMKGSEANDEIIRKNNRIGWKYNYAGGILGGLTNGEDLIVRCAFKPTSSIRKPQKTIDLRNLEESYISVIGRHDPAVAIRGVTVVESMVALTIVDHAMRAGAIPLVKLTEDQANTIQQRWERYVKSCKPMEESQS; from the coding sequence ATGCCAGGGAACTCGTTTGGTAAACTATTTAGAATAACCACTTTTGGAGAGAGCCATGGTCCTGCAGTAGGTGTAGTCATAGACGGTGTTCCTGCCGGTTTACCATTAACTGTTGAAGATATAAAGTTCGAATTAGAATTTAGAAGACCAGGTAGACTATACGTTTCTGGAAGGAGAGAAAAAGATGAGCCGGAAATATTAAGTGGGATCTTTAATAATAGAACTACCGGATCTCCAATAGCAGTTATAGTACGAAATACTGATGTAATATCAAGTTTTTATGACGAGATTAAATATAAACCAAGACCAGGACATGCAGACCTTCCATTTATAATGAAATATGGATATGAAAATTGGGATTATAGGGGAGGTGGAAGAGCAAGTGCTAGAGAAACTGTAAGTAGAGTTATAGCTGGTGCAGTAGCTAAGAAGTTACTTATGCTAACAGATACTTGGATAGCTGGCCATCTTAGAAGTTTAGGCCCAGAAGAGTTGAGTGAAGAGGTAACATTTGAGGAGGTTCTATGCTCAAAATATAGCCCAGTAAGAGCTAGTAAAAAAGACCTTGAGGAAAAATATGAAGCATTAATAAAGAAAGCTACTCAAGAAGGGGATAGCTATGGCGGAATAGCTGAAGTAATAGCCAAGAATCCACCAATAGGTTTAGGAGAACCAGTCTTTGATAAGATGAAAGCTGAATTGGCTAAAGCAATAATGTCGATCCCTGCTGTGATGGGCTTCGAGTATGGTTTAGGTTTTATTGCTAGTAAAATGAAAGGAAGTGAGGCTAATGACGAGATTATAAGAAAGAATAATAGAATTGGCTGGAAGTACAATTACGCTGGAGGCATTTTAGGTGGTTTAACAAATGGTGAAGATCTTATAGTGAGATGTGCATTTAAACCTACTAGCTCGATTAGAAAGCCTCAAAAGACCATAGATTTAAGGAACTTAGAGGAGAGTTATATTTCAGTAATTGGCAGACACGACCCAGCTGTAGCAATTAGGGGAGTTACTGTTGTAGAATCAATGGTAGCGTTAACCATAGTAGACCATGCAATGCGTGCAGGAGCTATTCCACTAGTTAAACTTACAGAGGACCAAGCTAATACAATACAGCAACGTTGGGAGAGGTATGTGAAATCATGCAAGCCTATGGAGGAGTCTCAATCGTAA
- a CDS encoding shikimate kinase: MQAYGGVSIVNALPSWYGSSMAINLKVKVEIREGKRVYSQESELIKTILNYFKEKYSIPDIEVDIESELPQKSGLKSSSAVSVALIAEIAKQYDLRNINPPILSAILSLKAGVSYTGALDDAVASYCGGIAFTYNKMFRIVKLENLEDNLSILILAKGGRQKPVNLNELRKYSHVFEEIFKIALKDYLTAMKMNGILIANILGYSLEPIEIALKKGALAAGISGNGPSYFAVSKNGEEGPIYESLKKFGDVIIVRPVSLDCKDLSIKD, from the coding sequence ATGCAAGCCTATGGAGGAGTCTCAATCGTAAACGCACTACCATCTTGGTATGGCTCATCTATGGCAATCAATTTGAAGGTAAAAGTAGAAATTAGAGAAGGTAAGAGAGTTTATTCTCAAGAGAGTGAACTAATTAAGACCATTCTTAATTACTTTAAAGAAAAATATTCAATACCGGATATTGAAGTTGATATTGAATCTGAACTTCCACAAAAGAGTGGACTAAAAAGCAGTAGTGCAGTTTCTGTAGCCCTAATAGCGGAGATTGCAAAGCAATATGATCTAAGGAATATTAACCCTCCAATATTATCTGCGATACTTTCACTGAAAGCTGGAGTGTCATATACCGGGGCACTTGATGATGCAGTTGCATCATATTGTGGAGGAATAGCATTCACTTATAATAAGATGTTTAGAATAGTAAAGTTAGAGAATCTTGAGGATAATTTATCGATCCTCATATTAGCTAAGGGAGGGAGACAAAAACCTGTTAATCTAAACGAGCTAAGAAAATATAGTCACGTCTTTGAAGAAATTTTTAAGATAGCACTTAAGGATTACTTGACTGCTATGAAGATGAATGGAATATTGATTGCTAATATTTTAGGCTATTCATTAGAACCAATAGAAATTGCACTGAAAAAAGGAGCGTTAGCTGCCGGGATTAGTGGAAATGGGCCTTCATATTTTGCAGTTTCTAAGAATGGAGAAGAAGGTCCGATATACGAAAGTCTTAAGAAATTTGGAGATGTTATTATAGTTAGGCCTGTAAGTCTTGATTGTAAAGATTTATCCATCAAAGATTAG